One genomic region from Frateuria soli encodes:
- the hrpA gene encoding ATP-dependent RNA helicase HrpA: MHDSPPAPPPEARLRTLREALAGVSSRDFGRLLGRWRVLSRQPDARKLEALAADIAASAARRQVRAEAKPAIRLDESLPISARADEIVELIRRHQVVVIAGETGSGKTTQLPKLCLAAGRGEAGMIGCTQPRRLAARSVARRVAEELGTPLGEQVGFQVRFTDQVSERTLVKFMTDGILLAETQRDPWLSAYDTVIIDEAHERSLNIDFLLGYLKRLAARRPELKIIVTSATIDTARFAEHFDDAPVVSVEGRAYPVEVRWRPADAAGAHPVRDRGPQARDTSDRVQQGSAEHVGLVIDEIMADRSLGGGPGDVLVFLPGEREIRDAHLLLSRRQYRETEVLPLYARLSASDQDRVFKPGPKRRIVLATNVAETSLTVPRIRYVVDTGSARVMRYSQRSQLERLHVEPVSQAAADQRKGRCGRIGAGICYRLYDEADFESRARYTDPELLRSSLANVILRMLSLKLGEVEDFPFLEAPDPRMVADGYRRLAEISAIDERRHLTAIGRQLARLPIDVQLARMLVEAHERHALRELLVVVAFLSIQDPRERPADARQQADAAHAAFADPKSDFVGVLNLWREYTKAHEELTQSKLRDWCGRHFLSFLRMREWRELHRQLLLVVAELGWNPAAPSPLRGEGRGEGTRSRRTTGEANKTQTPSPPASPGERVGDRTRASRSEAQGSRRSRTAPGEPRPLTPALSPEGRGSEDAASAELYEAIHRSLLAGLPTQVGHKDEKGVYRSTRERKFQVFPGSALAKAPPAWIFAAQILDVGGRVWGMSCARVEPAWIEQQAAHLVKASCRDAHWSRKRGTVVAYEQVSLFGLTLVERRPVTFQHQDPALAHAIFLREALARGDLDARADFVRANQRVLAQAHEIEAKQRREGLLRGEEELARFFEGKLPEDVASTRALDAWYSRARPTEQAALRWSLEEVMAGGSGLDPKAFPATLELVPEVAGGAPAAPQRYKLEYRFVPGDEADGVTLQLPLAMLNALPAARCEWLVPGLLADKVAELIRGLPKALRRNFVPAPDFARAFAEAELPRDQPLIQALAAFLRRTTGVDAPVAEFAAVELPPHLKMRFRLHDERGKTLATSRDLAALRTQWETRAREAFSRKTDVELTREDITRWDFEEIPAQVRSEGGLNAFPALVDLGEAAALRVFERRDEALAAHLKGVERLLRNALASEMKQARRRLPIANPLSLKYAPLGSVDSLREDLVEGGFADLLATHDLDARTAGDFEALRTALARELFAAAVERLKLVEPIIEAQADLKPWLEPPLIGFARASYDDLREQLDALLAPGFARELPNARLAHYPRYLKAMRLRAERLRQDPARDQQRMLQVLPYWREYLRHRAGGGADLDELRWLIEEWRVSLFAQELKTAEPVSAKRLARALEALP; the protein is encoded by the coding sequence ATGCACGACAGCCCGCCCGCCCCGCCGCCCGAAGCCCGCCTGCGCACCCTGCGCGAGGCGCTCGCGGGCGTGTCCAGCCGCGACTTTGGCCGCCTGCTTGGCCGCTGGCGCGTGCTTTCGCGCCAGCCGGACGCGCGCAAGCTCGAGGCGCTGGCGGCCGACATCGCCGCCTCGGCGGCCAGGCGGCAGGTGCGCGCGGAGGCCAAGCCGGCAATCCGGCTGGACGAATCGCTGCCGATCAGCGCGCGTGCCGACGAGATCGTCGAGCTGATCCGCAGGCACCAGGTCGTGGTGATCGCCGGCGAAACCGGTTCGGGCAAGACCACCCAGCTGCCCAAGCTGTGCCTGGCCGCCGGGCGCGGCGAGGCGGGCATGATCGGCTGTACCCAGCCGCGCCGCCTGGCCGCGCGCTCGGTGGCACGGCGCGTGGCGGAGGAGCTGGGCACGCCGCTGGGCGAGCAGGTCGGCTTCCAGGTGCGCTTCACCGACCAGGTGTCCGAGCGCACGCTGGTCAAGTTCATGACCGATGGCATCCTGCTGGCCGAGACCCAGCGAGATCCATGGCTGTCGGCCTACGACACGGTGATCATCGACGAGGCGCACGAGCGCAGTCTCAACATCGATTTCCTGCTCGGCTACCTCAAGCGGCTCGCCGCCAGGCGGCCGGAACTGAAGATCATCGTCACCTCGGCGACGATCGACACCGCGCGCTTCGCCGAGCACTTCGACGACGCCCCGGTGGTCTCGGTCGAGGGCCGCGCCTACCCGGTGGAGGTGCGCTGGCGTCCCGCGGACGCTGCAGGAGCGCACCCGGTGCGCGACCGCGGCCCGCAGGCCCGCGACACGTCCGACCGCGTCCAGCAGGGCAGTGCCGAACACGTCGGGCTGGTCATCGACGAGATCATGGCCGACCGCAGCCTCGGCGGCGGACCCGGCGACGTGCTGGTGTTCCTCCCCGGTGAACGCGAAATCCGCGACGCGCACCTGCTGCTCTCGCGCCGCCAGTACCGCGAGACCGAAGTGCTGCCGCTGTACGCGAGGCTGTCGGCGTCCGACCAGGACCGCGTGTTCAAGCCCGGGCCGAAGCGGCGGATCGTGCTGGCCACCAACGTGGCCGAAACCTCGCTCACCGTGCCGCGCATCCGCTACGTGGTCGACACCGGCAGCGCCCGGGTCATGCGCTACAGCCAGCGCAGCCAGCTCGAGCGCCTGCACGTGGAGCCGGTTTCGCAGGCGGCCGCCGACCAGCGCAAGGGTCGATGCGGCCGCATCGGGGCGGGCATCTGCTATCGCCTCTACGACGAGGCGGATTTCGAGAGCCGCGCGCGCTACACCGATCCGGAACTGCTGCGCTCGTCGCTCGCGAACGTGATCCTGCGGATGCTCTCGCTGAAGCTCGGCGAAGTGGAGGATTTCCCGTTCCTGGAGGCGCCCGATCCGCGCATGGTGGCCGACGGTTACCGTCGCCTGGCGGAAATCTCGGCGATCGACGAGCGTCGGCATCTGACCGCGATCGGCCGCCAGCTCGCGCGGTTGCCGATCGACGTCCAACTGGCGCGCATGCTGGTCGAGGCGCACGAGCGCCACGCCCTGCGCGAGCTGCTGGTGGTCGTTGCTTTCCTGTCGATCCAGGACCCGCGCGAGCGGCCCGCCGACGCGAGGCAGCAGGCCGATGCGGCGCATGCGGCGTTTGCCGACCCGAAGTCGGATTTCGTCGGCGTGCTCAATCTGTGGCGCGAGTACACGAAGGCGCACGAGGAACTCACGCAGTCGAAACTGCGCGACTGGTGCGGGCGGCATTTCCTTTCGTTCCTGCGCATGCGCGAGTGGCGCGAGCTGCACCGGCAGTTGTTGCTGGTGGTGGCGGAGCTGGGGTGGAACCCCGCGGCTCCCTCTCCCCTGCGGGGAGAGGGCCGGGGTGAGGGGACACGCTCGCGAAGGACCACCGGCGAAGCGAACAAGACTCAGACTCCCTCTCCCCCGGCCTCGCCGGGGGAGAGGGTCGGGGACAGGACGCGCGCTTCGCGCAGCGAAGCGCAGGGTTCTCGCCGCTCCAGGACAGCTCCGGGCGAGCCCCGGCCCCTCACCCCAGCCCTCTCCCCGGAAGGGAGAGGGAGCGAAGATGCGGCAAGCGCGGAGCTCTACGAAGCGATTCACCGCTCCCTGCTCGCCGGGCTGCCCACCCAGGTCGGCCACAAGGACGAGAAGGGCGTCTACCGCTCCACCCGCGAGCGCAAGTTCCAGGTCTTCCCCGGCTCCGCGCTGGCCAAGGCACCGCCCGCCTGGATCTTCGCCGCGCAGATCCTGGACGTCGGTGGCCGCGTGTGGGGCATGAGCTGCGCGCGCGTGGAGCCGGCCTGGATCGAGCAGCAGGCCGCGCACCTGGTCAAGGCCAGCTGCCGCGACGCGCACTGGTCGCGCAAGCGCGGCACGGTGGTCGCCTACGAGCAGGTCAGCCTGTTCGGGCTGACCCTGGTCGAGCGTCGTCCGGTCACTTTCCAGCACCAAGACCCGGCGCTCGCGCACGCGATCTTCCTGCGCGAGGCACTGGCACGCGGCGACCTCGATGCACGCGCCGATTTCGTGCGCGCCAACCAGCGCGTGCTGGCCCAGGCGCACGAGATCGAAGCCAAGCAGCGTCGCGAGGGCCTGCTGCGCGGTGAAGAGGAACTGGCGCGGTTCTTCGAAGGCAAGCTGCCCGAGGACGTCGCCAGTACGCGCGCGCTCGACGCCTGGTACAGCCGCGCACGCCCCACGGAGCAGGCCGCGCTGCGCTGGTCGCTCGAAGAAGTGATGGCCGGCGGCAGCGGGCTGGATCCGAAGGCGTTCCCCGCCACCCTCGAGCTCGTGCCGGAGGTGGCCGGTGGGGCGCCGGCCGCGCCGCAGCGCTACAAGCTCGAATACCGCTTCGTGCCGGGCGACGAGGCCGACGGCGTCACCCTGCAGCTGCCGCTGGCGATGCTCAATGCGTTGCCGGCCGCCCGCTGCGAGTGGCTGGTGCCTGGCCTGCTTGCCGACAAGGTGGCCGAGCTGATCCGTGGCCTGCCCAAGGCACTGCGGCGCAACTTCGTGCCGGCGCCTGATTTCGCGCGCGCATTCGCCGAAGCCGAGCTGCCGCGCGACCAACCGCTGATCCAGGCGCTGGCCGCTTTTCTCAGGCGCACCACCGGCGTGGACGCCCCGGTCGCCGAATTCGCCGCGGTGGAACTGCCACCCCATCTGAAGATGCGCTTCCGATTGCACGACGAGCGCGGCAAGACCCTCGCCACCAGCCGCGACCTCGCCGCCCTGCGGACGCAATGGGAAACCCGGGCGCGCGAAGCCTTCTCGCGCAAGACCGACGTGGAGCTCACCCGCGAAGACATCACCCGCTGGGATTTCGAGGAGATTCCCGCGCAGGTGCGTTCGGAGGGCGGCCTGAATGCGTTCCCGGCGCTGGTCGACCTGGGCGAGGCGGCCGCGCTGCGCGTGTTCGAGCGCCGCGACGAAGCACTAGCCGCGCACCTGAAAGGCGTCGAGCGGCTGCTGCGCAACGCGCTCGCCAGCGAGATGAAGCAGGCCCGCCGACGTCTGCCGATCGCCAACCCGCTGTCGCTCAAGTACGCCCCGCTGGGCAGTGTCGACTCGTTGCGCGAGGACCTGGTCGAGGGCGGCTTCGCCGACCTGCTCGCGACGCACGACCTCGATGCGCGCACGGCCGGCGATTTCGAGGCGCTGCGCACCGCGCTCGCGCGCGAGCTGTTTGCCGCGGCGGTCGAGCGGTTGAAACTGGTCGAGCCGATCATCGAAGCGCAGGCCGATCTCAAACCGTGGCTCGAGCCGCCATTGATCGGCTTCGCCCGCGCCAGCTACGATGACCTGCGCGAGCAGCTCGACGCGTTGCTGGCGCCCGGGTTCGCGCGCGAGCTGCCCAACGCCCGCCTGGCCCATTACCCGCGCTACCTCAAGGCCATGCGCCTGCGCGCCGAACGGCTGCGCCAGGATCCGGCCAGGGATCAGCAACGCATGCTGCAGGTGCTGCCGTACTGGCGCGAGTACCTTCGGCATCGGGCCGGGGGCGGGGCGGATCTCGACGAGCTGCGCTGGCTGATCGAAGAATGGCGCGTCTCCCTTTTTGCCCAGGAGCTCAAGACCGCCGAACCGGTTTCGGCCAAGCGTCTCGCCCGCGCCCTCGAAGCGTTGCCCTGA
- a CDS encoding Dps family protein — translation MANIGIAQKDRQTIAEQLSKLLADTYSLYLKTHSFHWNVTGPQFNSLHAMFETQYNELWLAADEIAERIRTLDVFAPGSYSQFGKLTAIKEETGVPDWKEMVGQLVEGHEIAAHTARGAIKVAQDGGDEGTADMLTGRLKEHEKTAWMLRSLLK, via the coding sequence ATGGCCAACATCGGCATCGCCCAGAAGGATCGCCAGACCATCGCCGAACAGCTGTCCAAGCTGCTCGCCGATACCTACTCGCTGTACCTGAAGACCCACAGCTTCCACTGGAACGTCACCGGCCCGCAGTTCAACAGCCTGCACGCCATGTTCGAGACCCAGTACAACGAGCTGTGGCTGGCCGCCGACGAGATCGCCGAGCGCATCCGCACCCTGGACGTGTTCGCCCCCGGCTCCTACAGCCAGTTCGGCAAGCTCACCGCGATCAAGGAGGAAACTGGCGTGCCCGACTGGAAGGAGATGGTCGGCCAGCTGGTGGAGGGACACGAAATCGCCGCCCACACCGCTCGCGGCGCCATCAAGGTGGCCCAGGACGGCGGCGACGAAGGCACCGCCGACATGCTCACCGGGCGCCTGAAGGAGCACGAGAAGACCGCCTGGATGCTGCGTTCGCTGCTGAAGTGA
- a CDS encoding NAD-dependent epimerase/dehydratase family protein — protein sequence MTVVVFGASGQIGHFLLPRLRSRGERVIAVSREPHADCEGVRWVRGGLPDGVPTLPPASAIVSCGPLLPFARWLATAAPAGSPSVVATSSMSAQSKRDSEVPAERDVARQLKQGEEELAAACAVLGCAWTVLRPTLIYGAGRDKTLTPIARRAMRTRIFPRPAGTGLRQPVHADDVALATLAAIDRPANRVLMLGGGERLTAGEMFARVQRSLPVATLPLPVPAWLLHRARHVIPRLRGPLARLESDLVADNSELERLLDVHPRPFRPDANCWRDGDCAAG from the coding sequence ATGACCGTCGTGGTGTTCGGGGCCAGCGGCCAGATCGGCCATTTCCTGTTGCCGCGGCTGCGTTCGCGCGGCGAGCGGGTGATCGCGGTGAGCCGCGAGCCGCACGCCGACTGCGAGGGGGTGCGCTGGGTGCGCGGTGGCCTGCCCGACGGAGTACCCACGCTGCCGCCGGCCTCCGCCATCGTCAGTTGCGGCCCGCTGCTGCCGTTCGCGCGCTGGCTCGCGACGGCGGCCCCGGCCGGCTCGCCGAGCGTGGTCGCCACCAGCTCGATGAGCGCGCAGAGCAAGCGCGACTCCGAGGTGCCGGCCGAGCGCGATGTCGCGCGCCAGTTGAAGCAGGGCGAGGAGGAGCTGGCCGCAGCCTGCGCGGTGCTGGGCTGCGCATGGACCGTGCTGCGCCCCACGCTGATCTATGGGGCCGGTCGCGACAAGACCCTGACCCCGATCGCACGGCGCGCGATGCGCACGCGCATTTTTCCCCGGCCCGCCGGCACCGGCCTTCGCCAGCCCGTCCACGCCGACGACGTCGCGCTGGCCACGCTGGCCGCGATCGACCGCCCGGCCAATCGCGTGCTGATGCTGGGCGGCGGCGAGCGACTGACCGCTGGCGAAATGTTCGCCCGCGTCCAACGCAGCCTGCCGGTGGCGACGTTGCCGCTGCCCGTGCCGGCGTGGCTCCTGCACCGGGCGCGCCACGTCATTCCGCGCCTGCGCGGGCCGCTGGCGAGGCTGGAGTCGGATCTGGTCGCCGACAACAGCGAGCTGGAACGCCTGCTCGACGTGCACCCGCGGCCATTCCGCCCGGACGCCAATTGCTGGCGCGATGGCGACTGCGCAGCCGGTTGA
- a CDS encoding RelA/SpoT family protein yields MVQLTPTASSRLTAWQARASASPLLAAALAACTPASGAECADVLDLLAMLGCDAQTQAAAVWFELAQRDPSAWQAHAPSLPPEVRRLVEGQLAAEKVWALHAQRETGTQEGLRRLLLAIIRDLRVVFVLLARQLAKMRGAIALPEAERVALARLTRDIHAPLANRLGIWQLKWELEDLAFRYLEPETYKRIARLLDERRADREAFIAQVLAELGTALAAAGIKADLAGRPKHIYSIWKKMHRKGLEFSDLYDIRAVRILVDSVADCYAALGVVHAQWQHLPREFDDYLARPKGNGYRSLHTAVIGPQGKTLEVQIRTHAMHRDNELGVAAHWRYKEGGGADAEFEAKIAWMRKLLEPRADDDVAAELRTELLEDRVYLLTPKGEVFDLPHGATVLDFAYYVHTEVGHRCRGARVNGRIVPLIHQPRSGDRVEIITAKNAEPSRDWLSPHHGYLNTSRAREKARSWFRRVAFDANLAAGRALLERELKRLALPNADLSKLPAQFHLKTHEELLVALALGEVNGGQIARVLQEAAHPVEPSPSPAPPVARHATPDQGALRIEGVGNLLTVLARCCQPLPGDPVRGFITKGRGVSVHRADCASLARLARRDPDRVIEVEWGRATARSYQVDIELHGFDRKGLQKDVLNLISNVGTPIVASSSRLQGRTGEVEMRFTLRVKDFEQLSSLLGKLVSLPNVVEARRVSAS; encoded by the coding sequence ATGGTCCAGCTCACCCCTACCGCATCCTCACGCCTCACGGCCTGGCAGGCGCGCGCGTCCGCGTCGCCCCTGCTGGCGGCGGCGCTGGCGGCCTGCACGCCGGCGAGCGGGGCCGAGTGCGCGGACGTGCTCGACCTGCTCGCGATGCTCGGCTGCGACGCGCAGACCCAGGCCGCGGCAGTGTGGTTCGAGCTGGCGCAGCGTGACCCGTCGGCCTGGCAGGCGCACGCACCGTCCCTGCCGCCGGAAGTGCGGCGCCTGGTCGAAGGCCAGCTCGCCGCGGAGAAGGTCTGGGCCCTGCATGCCCAGCGCGAGACCGGCACCCAGGAGGGCCTGCGGCGCCTGTTGCTGGCGATCATCCGGGATTTGCGCGTGGTCTTCGTGCTGCTCGCGCGCCAGCTGGCCAAGATGCGCGGCGCCATCGCGCTGCCGGAGGCCGAGCGAGTCGCGCTGGCAAGACTCACCCGCGACATCCACGCGCCGCTCGCCAACCGCCTGGGTATCTGGCAACTCAAATGGGAGCTGGAAGACCTCGCCTTCCGCTACCTGGAGCCGGAGACCTACAAGCGCATCGCGCGCCTGCTGGACGAGCGCCGGGCCGATCGCGAGGCATTCATCGCCCAGGTACTGGCCGAGCTGGGCACCGCGTTGGCGGCTGCCGGCATCAAGGCCGATCTCGCCGGCCGCCCGAAGCACATCTATTCCATCTGGAAGAAGATGCATCGCAAGGGCCTGGAGTTCTCCGATCTCTACGACATCCGTGCGGTACGCATCCTTGTCGACAGCGTGGCCGACTGCTACGCCGCATTGGGCGTGGTGCACGCGCAATGGCAGCACCTGCCGCGCGAGTTCGACGATTACCTGGCCCGCCCCAAGGGCAACGGCTACCGCTCGCTGCACACCGCGGTGATCGGCCCGCAAGGCAAGACGCTGGAGGTGCAGATCCGCACCCACGCGATGCACCGCGACAACGAGCTGGGCGTGGCCGCGCACTGGCGCTACAAGGAAGGCGGCGGCGCCGACGCCGAGTTCGAGGCCAAGATCGCCTGGATGCGCAAGCTGCTCGAGCCGCGCGCGGACGATGACGTGGCGGCCGAGCTGCGCACCGAACTGCTGGAAGACCGCGTCTACCTGCTCACGCCCAAGGGCGAGGTGTTCGACCTGCCGCATGGCGCCACGGTGCTGGACTTCGCGTACTACGTGCACACCGAGGTCGGCCACCGCTGTCGCGGCGCCAGGGTGAACGGGCGCATCGTGCCGCTCATCCACCAGCCGCGCAGCGGCGACCGGGTGGAGATCATCACCGCGAAGAACGCCGAGCCGAGCCGCGACTGGCTCTCGCCCCACCACGGCTACCTCAACACCAGCCGCGCGCGCGAGAAGGCGCGCTCGTGGTTCCGCCGCGTTGCCTTCGATGCCAACCTCGCCGCCGGTCGCGCACTGCTCGAGCGCGAGTTGAAACGGCTGGCGCTGCCCAACGCCGACCTGTCGAAGCTGCCGGCGCAGTTCCACCTGAAGACCCACGAGGAGCTGCTGGTCGCGCTCGCGCTGGGCGAGGTCAACGGTGGGCAGATCGCACGCGTGCTGCAGGAGGCCGCGCACCCGGTCGAACCGTCACCATCACCGGCGCCGCCGGTCGCCCGCCATGCCACGCCCGACCAGGGCGCGCTGCGCATCGAGGGCGTGGGCAACCTGCTCACCGTGCTGGCGCGTTGTTGCCAGCCGCTGCCGGGCGATCCGGTGCGCGGCTTCATCACCAAGGGCCGCGGCGTGTCGGTGCACCGCGCCGATTGCGCCAGCCTGGCGCGGCTCGCGAGGCGCGATCCGGACCGCGTGATCGAGGTCGAGTGGGGCCGCGCCACGGCGCGGTCCTACCAGGTGGACATCGAGCTGCACGGTTTCGACCGCAAGGGGCTGCAGAAGGACGTGCTCAACCTGATCAGCAATGTCGGCACGCCGATCGTGGCCTCGTCGAGCCGGCTGCAAGGGCGCACCGGCGAGGTGGAGATGCGCTTCACCCTGCGCGTGAAGGACTTCGAACAGTTGTCGTCGCTGCTCGGCAAGCTGGTATCACTGCCCAACGTGGTCGAGGCCAGGCGCGTCAGCGCAAGCTGA